The DNA region AAGGTGTTTtctgaaatggggccctgatcaCAAATTTTGTCAGTTGGAGGAGAATGAGCTTAGCAAGAAGTGGTCACCACACATCACGGCACACGATTGGGTTAACAGGTGTATCAACCACATGCAACATGACAGTGTTTAGCATCCAGTAAAATGACTCGCTCTGTACTTACTGGGACCTACTCCTTTTCATCTGTACACTGCATGTATAAGAATATAAGATGATGTTCCACATTTGTCATGTTCGTTGGCATAAAGATACCATGCTTTCCAAATAAAAGTCAAATCATTTCTATTCTCTGAAATCTAAAATGAATGTAATCACCATAAACAGGCTCAAAAAGAAATGATCCTACACAAATATAAATGTCTGCCAATCAAACCTTCAGAGTAATTTCTTTATGATTGTATAAGAAAACTAAGTAAAATCACCAATTCGATAAAATCTTAGATGTATTGAAATAGCAATCAAGCATCAGTATACATCTTATTTCTGCTATTAACATACTGCAAATAATAACAGAAGCATTTTTGTGGTATCTAATAAAGCACAAAGCCTGAAAATTGATTTGAAAGTGTATGACATGCCCATAAAATGATAAGCTGATACATGAAGAAGCAAAGCTAATGTATGCTTGGAGACAGAAAGAGtgagagatgagagagagagagagagatatggagaaagagagatatagagggagagagggagatatatagggggagaaagagataaatataaagggagagggagagatatatataacagagaaagagtgagagagttTTGAACAGGTACTGAAGGCCATGTGAGAATAATACAAGAATATATGAATTTGCATGACTACACTGAGGCTGAGTGAGAGCAAGAAAGAGATagtgagagaaatatatatgcaTCTATATATTCATCTAGACAAAGATATGATATACAGATGTGCTACAGATATAATAATGGAAGCTGTGCCTCTGATTGGCCAAAAGTTGCTGATAAATGTGAGCGATGAAAAAAGGAGTACCGGAGAAGAAAGATGCCTACCTGAGCAGTCCTCCCATCACGgtgtgatttgtttttctcagCGAGTTCTCAATGTCTCTCTTGTTCAGCTCATCCACACAAGCCTCGATGAGCGCATTCATCATCACCGCCTGGTTGGGGGGGTATATGATCAAAAGTAATTAACACTTCTAATATAATACATGCCCTTCTGGCATAATGTTTCCTCTAAATCTTTACCATggctgattttgttttttgcatttttcctTTCTAAATCACAATCATGACCTAGCCTGATGCCTTCTGACAATGGGTGGCTTCACTGGTGCTAGTCATTAAAATAAGTTGCTTTATTACGTGTATGTAACTATCTCCTTTTTGTAGTTTTCTGTCTTTATGGCtactgcacttttttttttaatgaacccTATTGAACACAAGGAACCTTTAGTAGAAACACACAAGGATGCCAAATCAAAATGACAGTTAACGGTGCATATATTGATAGAGAGTCATAATGTTTCATCAACAACAGTAGATTAAAGATCCACCTCATCGGATATTTACATAACATTTGTTTACTAGGAAAATACATGCTAATAAAAGACATCTTGAATTCTCCATGTCAAATTATAAGCCAATTCATTGGAATATGAAATAGAATTAATGTTTCATTTATGGCCCTTACAATcagaatttgtgaaaataaagattttttttttttttttaaaggaagaaGAGGCAATTGGGCaggggccaaaaaaaaaaaaataagagctAGCTTCCTACATCTGCTCATGATGACTATCACTGAAATCAGTATTCATAGCACCGCTCTGTAAAGTTACCTGCTTGGAGAAAACCTGCAGAACTTTGGAGCACCACTTCCCCCTCTCATGGCTGTCAAACTCTAGCCAGAGACAGGGAAGGCAGTCGCTGTCACTCCTCACTGGCTCCGTGTACTCCCAAGACAGCTCATCAAACGTCAAACCCAGGAGAAGCTCctgcacagaaaacaaaaacaaaacaaaaccatgaTGGCTTTTATTAAGACGCCATTCACATTTGAATGACAAGTTTTACAGCATGAATACTCttacaacataaacaaaacCATGATTGCTTTCATAAAAGACCATATTCGCATTTGAATAAGTTTTGTAGCAGGACTACcctaacaacaaaaataaaaccatgatttttttttataaagaccCCATTCACATTTGAATGATAAGCTTTGTAGCTCTCAAGGAAAACTGTACTCTTGCTTGAATATGGAATGTGGAGATACATTCTGTGCCAGAGAGCACCAAACTGTAGATATTCACCTATTGTACCCTCTCCAGTGCTGATCaaacaaatttatttatttatttttttagtgtATGACAGTTACTTACAGATACATTATTTACTGTTTCTACTTTGTTTGCTGTAAGGAGTAACATCAGGGATAAttgacaaaacagaacaatctTGAAAAAGCAATATCATGACTAATTATTTGAAAGGTTGCATAATTGAGAGggtaaagaagaaaagaagtaaaagaaaaactCTCAAAATTGGGTACCAACAGTAATGCACATGATGTAAATACAGGTAAAATTTAAAACTTAACATAAGATCAATAAGAGTCAAGGGTAAATGTTTGTGGTAAGACACGGTAGCTGCGATTTTCATACCTGTTTGACTTCATCAATAATGTAGATGCCGTCTCTGTTGATGCCCACTAAAACAGGTCTGTCTGAGGTGTCGCGAACTTTGACCGTATGGGTGTTTGCCCTCTCGATCTGGCCTCGGAAAAACACGCATCTGGAAGAGAGACAGTCATATTATTGTCATGAGACGTACCTTGAGGAAGACAATAACTGCTACATCTGATCATTCATCCAATACCCAGCAGCATCTCCTATAAGGTTGAATCCCTATCACTAATGAGACATACAACACTTTCTAATTAATATTATTCATATTAGTGGAAAAGCTGTGCTCTTATCCATAACACAAAACAATACCAAATGCACTACAAATTTCTACATTATCTAGTGTTGTTGATTGCATCAATACACCAGTACATATAGCTTAACGAGAGAATTATTAGTGACGTCCCCTTTAATTCAAAGTGTTTGATTTAATCTTTTATGACTTCCACACAAAGACTGACAATGGTGATTAATATGTAGCTGATCGGGAAACATATCACatttataaacaaaaacattcccCCCAAAACATAAACTTACGGTCCAGATATGAGATTAGTCATCCGTGAGACTAGTCATAAAAATCAGCCTGATGCTGACGTCACCACAAACGTCAACAGGATTTGAAATTCATTCAGTCAACTATGTATATACGTTACAAACTTTGATGTGTATAATGTTCAAGATATAATAAAAACTGAATGGACTTTAAACACTCAAGGATTTCTTTATGATCTGTTTCTTCCTTGCCTAACACGTCACAGTTCTCTGCTGGGGGTGGTCTCACCAAAAGAAATGGACTGCTTAAAGGACATACTACGTAGTTGATATATTCTAACTTTGAAATCacaatcaaaatgttcaagtttCCCAGCAGACATGATACAGTGTGTAGCTGAGATCAAACTCAGTCAATATCTGAGGCATTTACACCATACATAATGACAATGGTATTTCTACACAGTGGTTTGTAGAGGGTTAAATTAGTAGGAATATACTGTAAATATCTGAAGAACATAAACAGAAACTCCCAGGATTCCCTCATTCCTCATTGCTACACAAGCTTGCTATCTTGGTGCTCCTGTGGTACAATGTGACAGGCAATATTTCACCATTATCAAGAGAGCTGTGCAATAGGGGCTGATTTTGTCTCAACATCCTTTTTCCGCATTCATAAAAAAATCTGCTGACTTGCCGGAAGAGGGGCTTACCCGTAGAAAGGCAGCTTCCAGCAGAACTGTAGGAAGAGGTTGTAGCAATCCTCCTTGCTGGTCGCCCTCTCCGTGAAGTGTTTCCAGTGCTGCAGGATGCTGGCCTCAATGGACACCATGGCTCCCGTCCGGCCACGTCCGATGGACCGTCGGCTCCCGCCCTTGAACATGCAGGCGGGCAGTACCTTGCGGAGGTCATTGTCCCTGTTGCCaacacaagaaaaaacaaatggtTTGTTTACGTCATCAAACTATAATTGAATAGATGTTCTGAAAACTGTGATACACAGTAACACTTCtgatattcattctttttttttatactcattCCTAGAACTTGTATGGAGAGATTCATTAGATTCAACACTTTGTTGTTACCTACTGAACTGCATCAGACCTGAAAGATGTCACCATAAAGTTTTATGGACTTTCATGTAAAACAAACACTAACCGCAAACCGctacagcatgaaatttttagtGCAAACAATGCAAGGCAGCCTCAGGAAGTGGTGCGCTTCCCATTCCTAGAACAGGAAGGTTAACAGTGAATCTATATCAGCCATAGCGTGTTGCTGCATTTCACAGCGACCATCTTTCTAGCTATCTACCAATCCTTGACTTCCGGCCCTTCCACACTCCTGAGTCTCTTATTACCCATCCTCATCCGCTCAATATCTTAACCCTCTGTGTGCTATGTTTATTCCTGTCTATAGGATTGTGTGTGAggtttgtgcacatttgactcattagCACAGAAAACAGTAATGCCTGACCCGACACTCACTTGAAGAAACCAAGCTGGTGCAGGCTCTCCTCATATTTGCCGTACTCTATGAAGGTGATCAGTCCCGCTAGATACTCGTAGTCCTCCGCCTCACACGGGTACATGCCATCCAGAATGTTTCTCTTCGCCTCCTCAAACAACTTCTTCAGGATCTCGTCATTTGTGATCTGCATGACAAagggaaaaatatgaataaatctGTCACTCGGCATCCTCCTCCTCAGATTCATAAATTTGTCAGGCAAAACTTAAACTTCCCATCAGATTTATTATGCAGCAGCAAACGACCACTATAATCACTCACTGATGGATCATCCTTATGAAGTCTTGCAAGAACAGACTCTGAAACAAATATGCTACTAATACCTGTCCAAGTGCCTTTAAAAACATTGCAAAACTTCTTTTTGAGAATTACAATAAAATTGTTGATGAATTTTCTAGTTGGCACAGCAAAATGGGGACATTAGACCAAAGACAGAATGAGTACCAACccgcaatgaaaaaaaaaaataaaagaatacataATTTGAGACACAATACAGTAAGCCTGAGACAAAGGCTACACCCTTACTGCTATTTTTCTCTAAATTGATTGAATTTAATCTAATCGTACACCATGTAGATCTGATAAAGCTTACATAACACAATGAGTTGTTATTAGATCTGGTGAGGTCTGAAAAAGGGTAACGTGACTGTATACCAGCCATAATGAAAGGAAGGATCAAGTGGGCGTTTCCTCTTCTCTGTTAAAAGCTGCATCATTGCATACATCATACTCACTTTCTTTTCGGCATCTTTCGGGTAGAACGCATTGCGCTGGAAAGAGATGACGGGTTCATCTAGTGGTATGACATGGAGAAAATGACAGCTGATGTCAGCATTTTTTGAGCATGAGAAAATCTATTGTGCAATATGATAGACAACATGTATAATCTCTTTGTATATGAAAGTTAGAATGGAGCTCTCTTTTCATCTATAGAGTCAAG from Diadema setosum chromosome 1, eeDiaSeto1, whole genome shotgun sequence includes:
- the LOC140231422 gene encoding putative FERM domain-containing protein FRMD8P1, translating into MPSEDMPMKMVGRRKNQNGSQGSRSPAGSPSGSPTHALPIQRMASTISNRSSKATDVCVFLRDGSAHEIFIENVLTTSAGALFSLMMDCLSLPPEASDIFSLWLTSPLLQLQLKPHHIPFRLCRQWPDLLDKYTTHSEELKANDEPVISFQRNAFYPKDAEKKITNDEILKKLFEEAKRNILDGMYPCEAEDYEYLAGLITFIEYGKYEESLHQLGFFKDNDLRKVLPACMFKGGSRRSIGRGRTGAMVSIEASILQHWKHFTERATSKEDCYNLFLQFCWKLPFYGCVFFRGQIERANTHTVKVRDTSDRPVLVGINRDGIYIIDEVKQELLLGLTFDELSWEYTEPVRSDSDCLPCLWLEFDSHERGKWCSKVLQVFSKQAVMMNALIEACVDELNKRDIENSLRKTNHTVMGGLLRAAMEVTAPVIGALPTKEPKTSLCTKMDRLCLATFSDKGELISRKKVKRSFTFHGLFNWSS